In one Nicotiana tomentosiformis chromosome 6, ASM39032v3, whole genome shotgun sequence genomic region, the following are encoded:
- the LOC104099764 gene encoding polygalacturonase-like, producing MDNLIISCITVLLSSIFLFLQSNATSTYNVLSFGAKPNGQTDATQTFLKAWSAACSSMQPATIYVPRGRYLLKAATFRGPCQNRITVRIDGTLVAPLDYWAIGNSGYWLLFIQVNGISVIGGNLDAKGAAFWACRKSGNNCPVGARSITFNWANDVVISGLLSINSQLTHIVINSCNNVMVRKVRTIAPDQSPNTDGIHVQSSTGVTIIDSRFKTGDDCISIGPGTRNLWMENILCGPGHGVSIGSLARNYEEDGVQNVTLVYSIFTGSDNGLRIKSWARSSTGFVTNINYRNIVMKYVDNPIIIDQNYCPNKQDCPGETSGVKISQVTYENIQGTSTTPVAMKFDCSPSNPCKGIQIKDIKLTHMNKKAQSFCKNVQGSKKGLIFPDSCI from the exons ATGGATAACCTGATAATATCTTGCATTACTGTCCTCTTATCTTCTATATTTCTATTCTTGCAATCAAATGCAACATCAACCTACAATGTGTTAAGCTTTGGTGCCAAACCAAATGGCCAAACTGATGCAACTCAGACATTTCTGAAGGCATGGAGCGCTGCATGCAGCTCAATGCAACCAGCGACCATTTACGTTCCCCGAGGACGTTATCTACTAAAGGCAGCAACATTTAGAGGGCCATGTCAAAATAGAATAACTGTAAGGATTGATGGAACCCTTGTGGCTCCATTGGATTATTGGGCCATTGGCAACTCCGGCTACTGGCTTTTGTTCATTCAGGTCAATGGGATTTCGGTCATCGGTGGAAATCTTGATGCTAAAGGAGCAGCTTTTTGGGCTTGCCGGAAATCGGGCAATAATTGCCCAGTTGGAGCTAGG TCGATAACCTTCAATTGGGCTAATGATGTTGTGATAAGTGGCTTACTATCAATCAACAGCCAGCTAACACATATTGTGATCAATAGCTGCAACAACGTGATGGTTCGAAAGGTAAGAACAATAGCCCCCGATCAGAGCCCAAACACCGATGGCATTCATGTTCAATCATCAACTGGGGTTACTATCATAGATAGTAGATTCAAAACTGGAGATGACTGTATATCTATTGGACCTGGCACTAGAAATCTTTGGATGGAGAACATTCTATGCGGACCTGGACATGGTGTTAG CATTGGAAGTCTAGCAAGGAATTATGAAGAAGATGGCGTGCAGAATGTGACATTGGTTTACTCGATATTCACAGGATCTGATAATGGGTTAAGAATAAAATCTTGGGCAAGATCCAGCACTGGTTTCGTCACCAACATTAATTACCGCAACATAGTCATGAAGTACGTTGACAATCCAATCATCATTGATCAGAATTACTGCCCCAACAAACAAGATTGTCCAGGCGAG ACTTCTGGTGTAAAGATTAGTCAAGTAACGTATGAAAATATACAAGGGACGTCAACAACTCCAGTAGCTATGAAATTTGACTGCAGTCCCAGCAATCCATGCAAAGGAATCCAGATAAAAGACATAAAGCTCACTCATATGAACAAAAAGGCACAATCTTTTTGCAAAAATGTTCAGGGAAGTAAAAAAGGATTAATTTTCCCTGACAGTTGTATATGA